In Spiroplasma sp. SV19, one DNA window encodes the following:
- the ptsP gene encoding phosphoenolpyruvate--protein phosphotransferase: MSKKLHGIGASNGIAIAKVFKLEEPKYEVLNNTVSDSASEIKILEAAMKKANTDIEKLQKIALEKLGAEKAAIFEAHSQILHDPAMIDEAKNMINNDKNNAAYAIHTVAQKFIAMFAGMDDPYFKERAADIKDVTDRLIKYILNVPVLDLATINEEVIIVAEDLTPSQTAQLDPKFAKGFSCDMGGRTSHAAIMARSLEIPAVLGLKDVTKQAKHNEAIMINGTTGEVILTPSADEVKTWTAERTKFFELQQELLAFKDKPTISKDGYQKFVLEGNIGAPKDVQGVLDNGGQGIGLFRSEFLYMDNDHFPTEDEQYEAYKGVLEGMEKRPVIIRTLDIGGDKKLSYFKFPEEMNPFLGYRAIRLCLDKTDVFRTQLRALLRASVHGKLGIMFPMIATVDEFKTAKEITLEEKANLIKAGHQVADNIEIGMMMEIPSAAVLADQFAKHADFFSIGTNDLIQYTMAADRMSQFVAYLYQPYNPSVLRLIKTIIDGAHKEGKWVGMCGEMAGEEQAIPLLMGMKLDYFSMSATSILNARRIISKLEVPAMEQLVVKALTCQTADEVLALVEKTTKNALNV; this comes from the coding sequence ATGTCAAAAAAACTGCACGGGATAGGTGCTAGTAATGGAATTGCAATTGCAAAAGTTTTTAAATTAGAAGAACCAAAATATGAGGTTTTAAATAATACGGTTTCTGATTCAGCTAGTGAAATTAAAATTTTAGAAGCAGCGATGAAGAAAGCAAATACTGATATTGAAAAATTACAAAAAATTGCGTTAGAGAAATTAGGGGCCGAAAAAGCGGCGATTTTTGAAGCTCATAGTCAGATTTTGCATGATCCAGCAATGATTGATGAAGCAAAAAACATGATTAATAATGACAAAAATAATGCAGCGTATGCAATTCATACGGTTGCCCAGAAATTTATTGCAATGTTTGCTGGAATGGATGATCCATACTTTAAGGAAAGAGCAGCCGATATTAAAGATGTAACTGACCGGTTAATTAAATATATTTTAAATGTGCCAGTATTAGATTTAGCAACAATTAATGAGGAAGTCATTATTGTAGCAGAAGATTTAACACCATCACAAACAGCTCAATTAGATCCTAAGTTTGCAAAAGGATTTAGTTGTGATATGGGAGGAAGAACTAGCCATGCTGCTATTATGGCCCGTAGTTTAGAAATTCCGGCTGTGTTAGGACTAAAAGATGTCACAAAACAAGCAAAACATAATGAAGCAATAATGATTAATGGTACAACTGGCGAAGTTATTTTAACTCCATCAGCTGATGAAGTTAAAACTTGAACGGCAGAAAGAACAAAGTTTTTTGAATTGCAACAAGAATTATTAGCTTTTAAAGATAAACCGACAATATCAAAAGACGGTTATCAAAAATTTGTGTTAGAAGGTAATATTGGGGCACCCAAAGATGTACAAGGTGTCTTGGATAACGGCGGACAAGGAATTGGACTTTTTAGAAGTGAATTTTTATATATGGATAATGATCATTTTCCAACCGAAGATGAACAATATGAAGCATATAAAGGTGTGTTAGAAGGAATGGAAAAACGCCCAGTTATTATTCGGACATTAGACATTGGGGGCGATAAAAAATTGTCGTATTTTAAATTTCCAGAAGAAATGAACCCATTTCTAGGTTATCGTGCGATTCGTTTATGTTTGGATAAAACTGATGTGTTTCGAACACAATTACGAGCTTTATTACGGGCAAGTGTGCATGGAAAACTTGGTATTATGTTTCCAATGATTGCTACTGTTGATGAATTTAAAACAGCAAAGGAAATTACATTAGAAGAAAAAGCAAATCTAATTAAAGCAGGACATCAAGTTGCAGATAATATTGAAATTGGAATGATGATGGAAATTCCATCAGCGGCTGTTTTAGCTGACCAATTTGCCAAACATGCTGATTTCTTTTCAATTGGAACTAATGATTTAATTCAATATACAATGGCCGCTGACCGAATGAGTCAATTTGTAGCTTATTTATATCAGCCGTATAATCCTTCAGTTTTACGTTTGATTAAAACAATCATTGATGGAGCCCATAAAGAAGGCAAATGAGTTGGAATGTGTGGGGAAATGGCGGGTGAAGAACAAGCAATTCCGCTTTTAATGGGAATGAAATTAGATTATTTTTCAATGTCAGCCACAAGTATTTTAAATGCGCGACGAATTATTAGTAAGTTAGAAGTGCCAGCGATGGAACAATTAGTAGTAAAAGCGTTAACATGTCAAACAGCTGATGAAGTATTAGCTTTAGTGGAAAAAACAACAAAAAATGCTTTAAATGTTTAA
- a CDS encoding lipoprotein: MKKLLTILTTVSLLTPTVNTIVSCSKEPKYIPDDDSNQTINDVETINKIKERVKKHFQAWWNAKSTIDITAYSDQVAKFEELVTSLKTNDGQVLVGTAISQYRFLDQLVTAFRVEFNNLNREIANEYSNFYLNTTPLALEANDIVFTLHHINFDNLAKLITVNNNSIMGITINFDIKYQVKFKDFEQDDKINWLVVICNDLEALSGIQKNLENYFLIFVDDLFEKQKYEIIDNLNRDFDTVNKNNTIWPIITQELTKRGVLFKTSPDWSYLSSTFGLVRTVGKSDSVLSWAGEGYDSQKLTVENFLKFYKRKYFTATLQDDYYVKANFASFYPGSFTIENLPFNNKNSWKKLKTPIKVLMPKDFIDERLNQFAETTMELWQYYQIETYNDKFVFKMTQNDFDSLAEKANDFQGPDNNSFASLLPFFRTVFKIFNDKLDPKIKSDTRVVNNSAAVVNINLAKSSKALIFQLLRKKHKDNYYNWLDVNFSYNSFAYSFFFKPNANETNTDKGDEFLQTIEFKVV; encoded by the coding sequence ATGAAAAAATTATTGACAATTTTAACGACGGTTAGTTTATTAACACCAACGGTTAATACAATTGTGAGTTGTAGCAAGGAACCAAAGTATATTCCTGATGATGATTCAAACCAAACCATAAATGATGTTGAAACGATAAATAAAATTAAGGAACGTGTTAAGAAACACTTTCAAGCATGATGGAATGCAAAATCAACGATTGATATTACTGCTTATTCTGACCAAGTTGCAAAATTTGAAGAATTAGTTACTAGTTTAAAAACTAATGATGGTCAAGTTTTAGTTGGCACAGCAATTAGTCAGTACCGTTTTCTTGATCAATTAGTAACTGCATTTAGAGTTGAGTTTAATAACTTAAATCGTGAAATTGCCAATGAATATTCTAACTTTTATCTTAATACGACTCCGTTAGCATTGGAAGCAAATGATATTGTTTTTACTCTACACCATATTAATTTTGACAATTTAGCAAAATTAATTACCGTTAATAACAATAGTATTATGGGAATTACAATTAATTTTGATATTAAATATCAAGTTAAATTTAAAGATTTTGAGCAAGATGATAAAATAAACTGATTGGTTGTTATTTGTAATGATTTAGAAGCATTAAGTGGAATTCAAAAGAATCTTGAAAATTATTTTCTAATTTTTGTTGATGACCTTTTTGAAAAACAAAAGTATGAAATTATTGATAATTTAAATCGTGATTTTGACACTGTGAATAAAAATAATACTATTTGACCAATTATTACTCAAGAATTAACAAAAAGAGGAGTTTTATTTAAGACTTCTCCTGACTGAAGTTATTTGTCATCCACATTTGGGCTTGTAAGAACTGTAGGCAAATCAGATTCCGTTTTATCATGAGCTGGTGAAGGTTATGATTCACAAAAATTAACTGTTGAAAATTTTTTAAAATTTTATAAACGAAAATATTTTACAGCAACGCTTCAAGATGATTATTATGTTAAAGCAAATTTTGCCTCTTTTTATCCAGGTAGTTTCACGATTGAAAACTTACCGTTTAATAATAAAAATAGTTGGAAAAAGTTAAAAACACCAATTAAAGTGTTAATGCCCAAAGATTTTATTGACGAAAGACTAAATCAATTTGCCGAAACAACAATGGAATTATGACAGTATTATCAAATTGAAACATATAATGATAAATTTGTTTTTAAAATGACTCAAAATGATTTTGATAGTTTAGCAGAAAAGGCAAATGATTTTCAGGGCCCAGACAATAATTCATTTGCAAGTTTATTACCGTTTTTTAGAACTGTTTTTAAAATATTTAATGACAAATTAGATCCGAAAATTAAATCTGATACAAGAGTTGTAAATAATTCTGCGGCTGTGGTCAATATTAATTTAGCAAAAAGTTCAAAGGCGCTGATTTTTCAATTACTTCGAAAAAAACATAAAGATAATTATTATAATTGGTTAGATGTTAACTTTAGTTATAATAGTTTTGCTTATAGTTTTTTCTTTAAACCAAATGCGAATGAAACAAATACCGATAAGGGTGATGAATTTTTACAAACAATTGAATTTAAAGTTGTTTAA
- a CDS encoding PTS glucose transporter subunit IIA has translation MGLFSKKSKELEIIAPVDGEIIALDKVEDEVFSQKMLGDGLAIKPSAGNFVAPVAGKLITVFPTGHAYGIKSNNGVEMLLHIGMDTVSLDGKGFDIKVKQDDNVKQGDLLCEVDLAVLKAEKVPSLDTPIVFTPETMSGKTITIVKEGKVKQGEVIAIIK, from the coding sequence ATGGGATTATTTAGTAAAAAATCAAAAGAACTTGAAATTATTGCCCCAGTGGATGGTGAAATTATTGCTTTAGATAAAGTTGAAGATGAAGTATTTTCACAGAAAATGTTAGGTGATGGCTTAGCAATTAAACCAAGTGCAGGAAATTTTGTGGCACCAGTTGCCGGGAAATTAATTACTGTTTTTCCAACAGGACATGCCTATGGAATTAAAAGTAATAATGGTGTTGAAATGCTATTGCACATTGGAATGGATACTGTTTCATTAGATGGCAAAGGTTTTGATATTAAAGTGAAACAAGATGATAATGTAAAACAAGGAGACTTGTTGTGCGAAGTTGATTTGGCTGTTTTAAAAGCAGAAAAAGTACCAAGTTTAGATACACCAATTGTTTTTACCCCAGAAACAATGAGCGGTAAAACAATTACCATTGTTAAAGAAGGAAAAGTAAAACAAGGGGAAGTTATTGCTATTATTAAATAG
- the ligA gene encoding NAD-dependent DNA ligase LigA, with the protein MTFEEAKKRSLALKEQLDKWNYEYYVNDAPSVSDQEYDRAMQELMTIEQQYRELITIDSPTQRVSGQVSEKFNKYVHNSPMLSLANAFNYDDLIHFDEQIKELTGLLEVEYTCELKIDGLSISLVYENHLLVMGATRGDGVTGEDVTVNIKKIKSVPLRINQPNLTVRGEVYLSLEEFNKINEERIKLGEPEFANPRNAAAGTLRQLDSAIVAKRNLNAFLYYYVNALGDGIQTQYASLQRLEELKFKTNPEYRYCANIAAVWTYIQEYEPKRHQLGYEIDGIVIKVNNLNLYNRIGYTAKNPKWAIAYKFPAEVVVTKLLNIFPSVGRTGRITYNAVLEPVRIAGTIVRAATLHNADFITERDIRVSDDVQVKKAGDIIPEVINYVAERRQKKAKKWQEATHCPECQSLLERVTGEVDQYCINSVCPKKITRGLEHYCSRNAMNIEGVSEKIIERLYNLGYLKSFSDLYQLEQYRAEIIQLENFGEKSFENMIASINNSKQNSLERLLFGLGIRHVGQKTAKLLARQFKTITELAATNIDQLSIINDIGPIVAASVVDYFAIAANQQEIALLQQKGINMTYLVTNQTLSQKFENYRFVITGVLSKPREYFKEVIESYGGQTSESVSAKTTYLLAGNDAGSKLVKAQKLNVKIINEEEFNDLLIKEE; encoded by the coding sequence ATGACTTTTGAAGAAGCAAAAAAACGCAGTTTAGCATTAAAAGAACAGTTAGACAAATGGAATTATGAATATTATGTTAATGATGCACCAAGTGTTAGTGATCAAGAATATGATCGGGCAATGCAGGAATTAATGACAATTGAACAACAATATCGTGAATTGATTACAATTGATTCACCAACGCAACGGGTTTCTGGTCAAGTTAGTGAAAAATTTAATAAATATGTTCATAATAGTCCAATGTTAAGTTTGGCCAATGCTTTTAATTATGATGATTTGATTCACTTTGATGAACAAATTAAAGAGCTAACAGGGTTATTAGAAGTTGAATATACGTGTGAATTAAAAATTGATGGATTATCAATTTCATTAGTATATGAAAATCATTTGTTAGTAATGGGTGCGACACGAGGGGATGGTGTAACAGGCGAAGATGTCACGGTTAATATTAAAAAAATTAAGTCAGTGCCATTACGGATTAACCAACCAAATTTAACTGTTCGTGGAGAAGTTTATTTGTCGTTAGAAGAATTTAATAAAATTAATGAGGAACGAATTAAACTTGGCGAACCAGAGTTTGCCAATCCCCGCAACGCCGCTGCTGGAACATTACGGCAACTAGATTCAGCAATTGTGGCAAAACGAAATTTGAATGCCTTTTTATATTATTATGTTAATGCTCTGGGTGATGGGATTCAAACCCAATATGCTTCATTGCAACGTTTAGAAGAATTAAAGTTTAAAACTAATCCAGAATATCGTTATTGTGCCAATATTGCTGCTGTTTGAACATATATTCAAGAATATGAACCAAAACGGCATCAATTAGGATATGAAATTGATGGTATTGTCATTAAAGTAAATAATTTAAATTTATATAATCGAATTGGTTATACTGCAAAGAATCCAAAATGAGCAATTGCTTATAAGTTTCCGGCAGAAGTAGTTGTAACAAAATTACTTAATATTTTTCCATCCGTTGGTCGAACAGGACGTATTACTTATAATGCTGTTTTAGAACCAGTGCGAATTGCAGGAACAATTGTTCGTGCAGCGACATTGCATAATGCTGATTTTATTACTGAACGTGATATTCGTGTTAGTGATGATGTACAAGTTAAAAAAGCAGGTGATATTATCCCAGAAGTTATTAATTATGTTGCCGAACGCCGCCAGAAAAAAGCAAAAAAATGACAAGAAGCAACCCATTGTCCTGAATGTCAGTCTTTATTAGAACGAGTAACAGGAGAAGTAGATCAATATTGTATCAACTCAGTTTGTCCAAAAAAAATCACGCGCGGATTAGAACACTATTGTTCTCGTAATGCGATGAATATTGAAGGGGTTAGCGAAAAGATTATTGAACGGTTATATAACTTAGGATATTTAAAAAGTTTTAGCGACTTATATCAATTAGAACAATATCGTGCTGAAATTATTCAATTAGAAAACTTTGGTGAAAAATCTTTTGAAAATATGATTGCTTCAATCAACAATTCAAAGCAAAATTCGTTAGAACGATTATTATTTGGGTTAGGAATTCGCCATGTTGGGCAAAAAACAGCAAAATTATTAGCCCGTCAATTTAAAACAATAACAGAATTAGCCGCAACAAATATTGACCAATTATCAATTATTAATGATATTGGTCCTATTGTTGCTGCAAGTGTTGTTGATTATTTTGCTATTGCGGCAAACCAACAAGAGATTGCTTTGCTACAACAAAAAGGTATTAATATGACATACCTTGTTACCAACCAAACCTTATCGCAGAAATTTGAAAATTATCGTTTTGTTATTACTGGTGTTTTATCAAAACCCCGAGAATACTTTAAAGAGGTGATTGAAAGTTATGGTGGTCAAACTTCGGAAAGTGTTAGTGCTAAAACAACTTATTTGTTAGCTGGTAATGACGCAGGTAGTAAATTAGTGAAAGCACAAAAATTAAATGTTAAAATTATTAATGAGGAAGAATTTAATGATTTATTAATAAAGGAGGAATAG
- the gatC gene encoding Asp-tRNA(Asn)/Glu-tRNA(Gln) amidotransferase subunit GatC gives MARITKEDLRLLANDIMLDLKDEELTKLSKEFDVILQQMDLVQKIDTTNVHSMHFPFELTVDYLREDDEIVVSSQTEILAAAPETMNDYILINKVVT, from the coding sequence ATGGCAAGAATTACAAAAGAAGACTTACGCTTATTAGCAAATGACATTATGCTAGATTTAAAAGATGAAGAATTAACGAAACTAAGTAAAGAGTTTGATGTTATTTTACAACAAATGGATTTGGTACAAAAAATTGATACAACTAATGTTCATTCAATGCATTTTCCGTTTGAATTAACTGTTGATTATTTACGAGAAGATGATGAAATTGTTGTTTCTTCACAAACAGAAATTTTAGCAGCGGCGCCAGAGACAATGAATGATTATATTTTAATTAATAAGGTGGTTACATAA
- a CDS encoding amidase family protein has translation MSYYSIKELHQLLIAKKITPSQIVKEALANLVKHQVLNATVTELTTEAAALALELDHLPVPTDNYLFALPYFAKDNFATKGILTTASSKILENFVPTYESTVTNILKQNNSILLGKSALDELGMGGHGLYALTGDVLNPWDLTRITGGSSSGSAALVAAGVVPFALGTDTGDSVRKPAGYCGIVGFKPTYGLISRYGVFPYAPSLDTVGYFTRTVEDSAIVFDYLAQEDHQDATSLKSKEQNYFKNLSGAVKHQKFAYLKNAHLLLPEEIKTHFDNLYAQLTAQGITIDAIDFPEDLLKALLPVYMVISFAEAVSSHSMLDGINFGTRVDGDSYQAVMMNSRTEGFGHVVKRRYVIGSYALSKENQTLLFLKAKRVRRLIVDALTAVFKEYDILLLPAASSIAPKISAIKDQILTEAELENYVDDLLVLGNLMGNPSLTLPLAFVDNMPIGINVNAAPFADQKVFNASLLLEEIIGIKNSVAPEGGKNNG, from the coding sequence ATGTCATATTATTCAATTAAAGAATTACATCAACTTTTGATTGCAAAAAAAATTACGCCATCCCAAATTGTTAAAGAAGCTCTTGCTAATTTAGTTAAGCACCAAGTTTTAAATGCAACAGTAACTGAGTTAACAACTGAGGCAGCGGCGCTAGCTTTAGAATTAGATCACTTGCCAGTACCAACAGATAATTATTTGTTCGCCTTACCATATTTTGCAAAAGATAATTTTGCAACAAAAGGGATTTTAACAACAGCAAGTTCAAAGATTTTAGAAAACTTTGTCCCAACTTATGAATCAACAGTAACTAATATTTTAAAACAAAATAATAGTATCCTTTTGGGGAAAAGCGCATTAGATGAACTCGGAATGGGTGGTCATGGATTATATGCGTTAACTGGTGATGTGTTAAATCCGTGAGATTTAACACGAATTACGGGGGGGTCATCATCAGGGTCAGCAGCATTAGTTGCTGCTGGGGTGGTACCTTTTGCGTTAGGAACAGATACTGGTGATTCTGTTCGGAAACCAGCCGGCTATTGTGGGATTGTCGGATTTAAACCAACATATGGTTTAATTTCCCGTTATGGTGTCTTTCCTTATGCGCCGTCATTAGATACAGTTGGTTATTTTACCCGAACTGTGGAAGATAGTGCAATTGTTTTTGATTATTTAGCCCAAGAAGATCATCAAGATGCTACTTCGCTAAAAAGTAAAGAACAAAACTATTTTAAAAATTTATCAGGAGCAGTTAAACACCAAAAATTTGCTTATTTAAAAAATGCGCACTTATTATTACCAGAGGAAATTAAAACACATTTTGATAATTTATATGCCCAATTAACAGCACAGGGAATTACGATTGATGCAATTGATTTTCCAGAAGACTTGTTAAAAGCATTATTACCGGTTTATATGGTCATTTCTTTTGCTGAAGCAGTAAGTAGTCACTCAATGTTAGATGGAATCAATTTTGGAACACGAGTTGATGGCGATAGTTATCAAGCAGTGATGATGAATTCTCGAACAGAAGGATTTGGACATGTTGTTAAACGCCGTTATGTAATTGGTTCATATGCCTTATCAAAAGAAAACCAAACCTTATTGTTTTTAAAAGCAAAACGAGTTCGTCGATTAATTGTTGACGCTTTAACAGCGGTTTTTAAGGAATATGATATTTTATTATTACCAGCAGCATCAAGTATTGCGCCGAAGATTAGTGCTATTAAGGATCAAATTTTAACCGAAGCGGAATTGGAAAATTACGTTGATGATTTATTGGTGTTAGGTAATTTAATGGGGAATCCGTCCTTAACATTGCCACTTGCTTTTGTTGATAATATGCCAATTGGAATTAACGTTAACGCAGCTCCGTTTGCTGATCAAAAGGTCTTTAATGCAAGTTTATTACTAGAAGAAATAATTGGAATTAAAAACAGCGTTGCTCCAGAAGGAGGAAAAAATAATGGTTAA
- the gatB gene encoding Asp-tRNA(Asn)/Glu-tRNA(Gln) amidotransferase subunit GatB, which produces MVNFEAVIGIENHVELKTKTKMFSSGPVTYGAKPNSMVNVMDVGYPGVMPTVNKKGVELALLACQALNLTIDPIVQFDRKNYYYPDLAKGFQITQQYYPIGRNGHLTITDEDGTSLQIAIERLHIEEDTAKQLHENVGTLLDYNRAGIALIEIVTQPVLRSAFQVRKYLEALREILIYTQVSDAKMNEGSLRCDVNISLRPVGISTFGNKVELKNLNSIANVEKAIEYEIKRQTEILLMGQTVEQETRRFDEKTKTTVLMRKKTDATDYKYFSEPNIFPIQLSSTWINDVLEKIPELPAVKRRRYLTELKLKATDVDIILQDYDLMTFFEAAIQLSSQYETIVHYLIGDVAAYLNQKNLGLGETALTPQNLVAMIKLVAKNIISNKQAKTVLQRILVEDYPPEKIVADLGLRQVSNPTEIRAIIEPVFDSNLTMLEQYEQRPERVIKFFMGELMKLTKGQVAPEIGQEVVLELIAIKQAK; this is translated from the coding sequence ATGGTTAATTTTGAAGCAGTAATTGGAATTGAAAATCATGTTGAATTAAAAACAAAAACAAAAATGTTTTCATCGGGTCCTGTTACTTATGGTGCTAAACCAAATAGTATGGTTAATGTGATGGATGTTGGTTATCCGGGTGTGATGCCAACAGTTAATAAAAAAGGAGTTGAATTAGCATTACTTGCTTGCCAAGCACTTAATTTAACGATTGATCCAATTGTTCAATTTGATCGAAAAAATTATTATTATCCTGATTTGGCAAAAGGATTTCAAATTACTCAACAATACTATCCAATTGGTCGCAATGGGCATTTAACAATTACTGATGAAGATGGGACATCGTTGCAAATTGCGATTGAACGGTTACATATTGAAGAAGATACTGCAAAGCAATTACATGAAAATGTAGGTACTTTATTAGATTATAATCGTGCGGGGATTGCTTTAATTGAAATTGTGACACAACCAGTGCTCCGATCAGCTTTTCAAGTGCGAAAATATTTAGAAGCGCTACGAGAAATTTTAATTTATACGCAGGTTAGTGATGCAAAAATGAACGAAGGTTCCCTGCGCTGTGATGTTAATATTTCATTACGACCAGTCGGGATTTCAACTTTTGGAAATAAAGTTGAGTTAAAAAATTTGAATTCAATCGCTAATGTTGAAAAAGCAATTGAATATGAAATTAAACGCCAAACCGAAATTTTATTAATGGGACAAACAGTTGAACAAGAAACGCGTCGCTTTGATGAAAAAACTAAAACAACGGTTTTAATGCGTAAAAAAACAGATGCGACTGATTATAAATATTTCTCAGAGCCAAATATTTTTCCAATTCAATTATCATCAACTTGGATTAATGATGTGTTAGAGAAGATTCCTGAATTGCCAGCAGTTAAACGTCGACGTTATTTAACGGAATTAAAGTTAAAAGCGACTGATGTTGATATTATTTTACAAGATTATGATTTAATGACTTTTTTTGAAGCAGCAATTCAGTTATCATCCCAATATGAAACAATTGTCCATTATTTAATTGGTGATGTTGCAGCTTATTTAAATCAAAAAAATTTAGGATTAGGAGAAACAGCATTAACACCACAAAATTTAGTGGCAATGATCAAGTTAGTTGCCAAAAATATAATTTCTAATAAACAAGCAAAAACAGTATTACAACGGATTTTAGTCGAAGATTATCCTCCCGAAAAAATTGTTGCTGATTTAGGGTTAAGACAAGTTAGTAATCCAACAGAAATCAGAGCAATTATTGAACCAGTTTTTGATAGTAATTTAACAATGTTAGAACAGTATGAACAACGTCCAGAACGAGTTATTAAGTTTTTTATGGGTGAATTAATGAAATTAACAAAAGGTCAAGTTGCCCCTGAAATTGGGCAAGAAGTCGTTCTTGAGTTAATTGCGATAAAACAAGCAAAATAA
- a CDS encoding TrkA family potassium uptake protein, with translation MARRKSFAIIGLNNFGRSIIETLIVRKQHIMVFDVDQAKVNNMIASYDQVDGVALDSTVKANLIEQGLDQYDTIIVTMASNIEASVLTIIGLQDIGITNIIAKSKDIRHTRILKALGITNIVQPDTMAGSITATKAMFDIEIEIQTVDENYASLTIQVTDPSIEGQSLSDLRFINNKDYNIVYVKRKGRVILPGDVDTIKLDDELLFIAKISAINDLTIKLQKIEHEYEKDGK, from the coding sequence ATGGCACGAAGAAAAAGTTTTGCAATTATTGGACTAAATAACTTTGGTCGTTCAATCATTGAGACATTAATTGTACGAAAACAACATATTATGGTTTTTGATGTTGATCAAGCCAAAGTTAATAATATGATTGCTAGTTATGACCAAGTTGATGGTGTCGCATTAGATTCCACAGTTAAGGCAAATTTAATTGAACAAGGATTAGATCAATATGATACAATCATTGTTACTATGGCAAGTAATATTGAAGCTAGTGTTTTAACCATCATTGGTTTACAAGATATTGGAATTACCAATATTATTGCAAAATCAAAAGATATTCGTCATACACGAATTTTAAAAGCATTAGGAATTACCAATATTGTCCAACCCGATACCATGGCTGGAAGTATTACTGCGACAAAAGCAATGTTTGATATTGAAATTGAAATTCAAACTGTTGATGAAAACTATGCATCATTAACCATTCAAGTAACTGATCCAAGTATTGAAGGCCAATCACTATCTGACTTACGTTTTATTAATAATAAAGATTATAATATTGTTTATGTTAAGCGCAAAGGACGAGTTATTTTACCAGGAGATGTTGATACAATAAAATTGGATGATGAATTATTATTTATTGCTAAAATCAGTGCAATTAATGATTTGACCATTAAACTGCAAAAAATTGAGCATGAATATGAAAAAGATGGTAAATAA